In Thermobaculum terrenum ATCC BAA-798, one genomic interval encodes:
- a CDS encoding 23S ribosomal RNA methyltransferase Erm: protein MGRSCSWQFSNALCREVRDYGRGNPLGNQGPYQGRGRGEQQRSQAHSFLSQNFLRSRQLVDYLLQSSDIGPEDIVYEIGPGRGIITERLARRCREVVAIEKDPSLVARLRTELADLPNVLVLEGDFLEHDLPRSRYKVFSNPPFSITAQIVQKLTGAPRPPEDTYLIVQQEAAWRYLGTPRETLSSVLLKADFVPSITYRFRREDFHPHPGVEVVMLRLLRREADPLPSGMRQVYRDFVTYGFTAWRPSLKETLGPLFARSGVDRLWKRLDLRPDATPTSLAFEQWLGLFYSYLLLEYPRGKHLFSGAEDRLRAQQAHLDKPRRTRIRRDQ, encoded by the coding sequence ATGGGGAGGTCTTGTAGCTGGCAATTCAGTAACGCACTTTGCAGGGAGGTAAGGGACTATGGCAGGGGTAATCCGCTGGGTAACCAGGGCCCGTACCAGGGCCGCGGGCGCGGGGAGCAGCAACGGTCTCAAGCTCACAGCTTTCTGTCCCAAAACTTCCTGCGAAGTCGCCAGCTCGTCGACTACCTGCTCCAAAGCTCCGATATAGGTCCTGAAGACATCGTCTACGAGATCGGACCAGGTCGCGGGATCATCACCGAGCGATTGGCCCGTCGCTGCCGGGAGGTGGTGGCGATCGAGAAAGACCCCTCTCTGGTGGCGCGGCTGCGGACCGAGCTCGCCGACCTGCCGAACGTGCTCGTCCTGGAGGGGGATTTCCTGGAGCACGATCTGCCCAGGAGCCGTTACAAGGTGTTCTCCAACCCACCCTTCAGCATCACGGCGCAGATCGTGCAGAAGCTCACCGGCGCGCCACGCCCGCCGGAGGATACATATTTAATTGTGCAGCAGGAGGCTGCTTGGAGGTACCTGGGCACTCCCCGTGAGACGCTCTCCTCGGTGCTGCTGAAGGCGGACTTTGTGCCCTCGATCACCTATCGCTTCCGGCGCGAGGACTTCCATCCGCACCCCGGCGTCGAGGTGGTCATGCTGCGGTTGCTCCGCAGGGAGGCGGATCCCTTGCCGTCTGGGATGCGGCAGGTGTATCGGGATTTCGTCACCTACGGTTTCACGGCGTGGCGGCCGTCCCTCAAGGAGACGCTCGGCCCGCTCTTTGCCAGGAGCGGAGTCGACCGCCTGTGGAAGAGGTTGGACCTTCGGCCCGATGCGACCCCGACGTCCCTGGCTTTCGAGCAGTGGCTGGGGCTGTTCTACTCCTACCTGCTGCTGGAGTATCCTCGAGGCAAGCACCTCTTCTCGGGAGCCGAGGACAGGCTGCGCGCCCAACAGGCGCACCTGGATAAGCCCCGCCGGACCCGTATCCGGCGGGATCAATAA
- the hemE gene encoding uroporphyrinogen decarboxylase → MIAQDLSARPMSGEARMLAACRRQPTDSTPVWFMRQAGRCLAEYRELRRKYDILTLAKTPELCAQVTLMPVDALGVDAAVMFADIMLPLGGMGVEFFIEPEIGPIIPHPIRTRADIEAIRIVEAEEATPFVFEAIRIVRRELAGRAALIGFAGSPFTLACYMIEGRPSRDYAHAKRMMYGEPELWHGLMAKVTEVIVRYLRGQVQAGAQVIQLFDSWVGILGPDEYAEYVLPYSRRIFSEVKALGVPTIHFGTGAASLLELMAEAGPDLVSVDWRVRLDEAWERIGHDRGIQGNLDPAAMLAPWHYVEKKALDILRRANGRPGHVFNLGHGVLPDTDPGKLRMLVDLVHESTSRSKEEGV, encoded by the coding sequence GTGATAGCTCAAGATCTGTCTGCTCGCCCTATGAGCGGCGAGGCCAGGATGCTGGCCGCCTGCAGGCGCCAGCCCACCGACTCCACCCCCGTCTGGTTCATGCGGCAGGCAGGCCGATGCCTTGCCGAGTACCGTGAGCTGCGGCGCAAGTACGACATCCTCACGCTCGCCAAGACCCCCGAGCTCTGCGCGCAGGTGACGCTCATGCCCGTGGACGCGCTGGGGGTGGACGCGGCCGTGATGTTCGCCGACATCATGCTGCCGCTGGGGGGCATGGGCGTGGAGTTCTTCATAGAGCCCGAGATCGGGCCCATCATCCCCCACCCGATCCGCACCAGGGCGGATATCGAGGCGATCAGGATCGTGGAGGCCGAGGAGGCTACCCCGTTCGTCTTCGAGGCGATCCGGATCGTGCGGCGGGAGCTCGCGGGCAGGGCCGCGCTGATAGGCTTCGCTGGCTCGCCCTTCACCCTCGCCTGCTACATGATCGAGGGCAGGCCCTCCAGGGACTACGCCCACGCCAAGCGGATGATGTACGGCGAGCCCGAGCTGTGGCACGGCCTCATGGCCAAGGTCACGGAGGTGATAGTCCGCTACCTGCGAGGGCAGGTACAGGCCGGCGCACAGGTCATCCAGCTGTTCGACAGCTGGGTGGGCATCCTGGGCCCCGACGAGTACGCCGAGTACGTGCTGCCCTACTCCAGGCGCATCTTCTCCGAGGTCAAGGCACTGGGTGTGCCGACGATCCACTTCGGCACAGGCGCTGCCTCCCTGCTGGAGCTCATGGCAGAGGCGGGGCCAGACCTGGTGAGCGTGGACTGGCGGGTCAGGCTGGACGAGGCCTGGGAGCGCATCGGCCACGACAGGGGCATCCAGGGCAACCTCGACCCGGCGGCCATGCTCGCCCCGTGGCACTACGTGGAGAAGAAGGCGCTGGATATCCTGCGCAGGGCGAACGGCCGCCCCGGACACGTGTTCAACCTGGGGCACGGCGTGCTGCCCGACACGGACCCGGGCAAGCTGAGGATGTTGGTGGACCTCGTGCACGAGAGCACGAGTAGATCAAAGGAGGAAGGCGTATGA
- the hemH gene encoding ferrochelatase translates to MTIEQPETIGVLLMSYGAARTPEDVPAYMNHVYHGKAPQELIEEFQRRYRLVGGSPLIEITRQQAEALRDLLQAEAREGTRFVAEVGMRHTPPWIADGLRSLVEQGARRIVAIIMSPQYSPIIMGGYHRAIEEALRELPSDVQVTIAGPWHTEPDFIEALAQRVREALERVPASERDTVPIVLTAHSLPKSVVDREPFYIDQLMETARAVADKLGLADDRWMFAYQSAGHTPEEWLKPDLKDVLPGIRQAGHSSVLVVPVQFLADHLEILYDIDVAAREEAESEGLKFYRIEVFNTMPLFIRALANVVRKELKTEAMVAQ, encoded by the coding sequence ATGACCATAGAACAACCGGAGACCATAGGTGTGCTGCTCATGAGCTACGGCGCCGCCAGGACGCCGGAGGACGTGCCCGCCTACATGAACCACGTCTACCACGGCAAGGCGCCCCAGGAGCTGATCGAGGAGTTTCAGCGCCGCTACCGGCTGGTAGGCGGATCCCCCCTCATAGAGATCACCCGCCAGCAGGCCGAGGCGCTGCGGGATCTCCTGCAGGCGGAGGCCAGGGAGGGGACGCGCTTCGTAGCCGAGGTGGGCATGAGGCATACTCCCCCGTGGATAGCCGACGGGCTGCGCAGCTTGGTGGAGCAGGGTGCTCGCCGGATAGTGGCGATCATCATGTCCCCGCAGTACTCGCCAATAATCATGGGCGGCTACCACAGGGCGATCGAGGAGGCGCTAAGGGAACTCCCGAGCGATGTGCAGGTCACGATCGCCGGGCCGTGGCACACCGAGCCCGACTTCATAGAAGCGCTTGCACAGCGAGTCAGAGAGGCCCTGGAGAGGGTCCCCGCCTCAGAGCGCGACACCGTGCCGATAGTGCTCACCGCCCACAGCCTGCCCAAGAGCGTAGTGGACAGGGAGCCCTTCTACATCGACCAGCTCATGGAGACCGCCCGAGCCGTGGCCGACAAGCTAGGCCTGGCGGACGACCGGTGGATGTTCGCCTACCAGAGCGCCGGGCACACCCCAGAGGAGTGGCTCAAGCCGGACCTCAAGGACGTGCTCCCGGGCATCCGCCAGGCAGGCCATAGCAGCGTGCTCGTGGTGCCCGTCCAGTTCTTGGCGGACCACCTCGAGATCCTATACGACATAGACGTGGCCGCCCGCGAGGAGGCCGAGTCCGAGGGGCTGAAGTTCTATCGCATAGAGGTGTTCAACACCATGCCCCTGTTCATCCGCGCCCTGGCCAACGTGGTAAGGAAGGAACTGAAGACCGAGGCCATGGTCGCCCAGTAA
- a CDS encoding sulfatase/phosphatase domain-containing protein — protein sequence MYDVLAHTPLFIWHPHSPLMGGRVNALTSAVDLYATMLDALGLEVPGSTHSRSLMPLLLGSVREHREWAIYGYWGSTVNVTDGRYTYLHPCREDVEATCYSTMMIEPIDWFAPPRPKLHATAGRFLPYTDSPVWRYTARSTSRHGSPLLFDIESDPEQQENLAGQGASEEAAMRTLLINALQELSAPPEQYERLGILLP from the coding sequence ATGTACGACGTCCTGGCCCACACCCCGCTGTTCATCTGGCACCCCCATAGCCCCCTCATGGGTGGTAGGGTGAACGCCCTCACCTCCGCGGTGGACCTGTACGCGACGATGCTGGATGCCCTGGGGCTGGAAGTGCCCGGGAGCACGCACAGCCGCAGCCTGATGCCGCTGCTCCTGGGAAGCGTCCGGGAGCACAGGGAGTGGGCGATCTACGGCTACTGGGGCTCAACCGTGAACGTGACCGACGGCCGCTACACCTACCTGCACCCCTGCAGGGAGGACGTGGAGGCGACCTGCTACTCCACGATGATGATCGAGCCCATAGACTGGTTCGCCCCCCCGAGGCCCAAGCTGCACGCCACGGCCGGCAGGTTCCTGCCCTACACCGATTCGCCGGTGTGGCGCTACACCGCCAGATCGACGAGCAGGCACGGCTCTCCCCTCCTGTTCGATATCGAAAGCGATCCGGAGCAGCAGGAGAACCTGGCCGGACAAGGGGCGAGCGAGGAGGCCGCCATGCGCACGCTCCTCATCAACGCCCTGCAGGAGCTCTCGGCGCCCCCCGAGCAGTACGAGCGGCTGGGCATCTTGCTGCCGTAG
- a CDS encoding class I SAM-dependent methyltransferase — MNRSPSFSLRYGLDAPYVVACILAVGTLLLGVAAYFWVSAPAYFNPWELLWPLSFLLVGGWMLLYSGCIKLRHRYTLLRLADVRAGDKVLDVGTGLGLLAVAAAMLGADVVALDMWSVWDLSGNGRAGLERNAREEGVQLRVVEGDARSLPFPDSTFDAVVSNFVVHNIRGREDRKRAVAEMWRALRPGGILLISDIHHVGEYAQQLRPYAESLCIWRYFHTFPFSQVLVARKPQ, encoded by the coding sequence GTGAATAGGAGCCCTTCGTTCTCTCTAAGATATGGTCTGGATGCTCCCTACGTCGTGGCCTGCATCTTGGCCGTGGGGACCTTGCTGCTAGGTGTTGCTGCCTACTTCTGGGTGAGTGCCCCTGCATATTTCAACCCGTGGGAGCTGCTATGGCCACTATCCTTCTTGCTAGTGGGTGGCTGGATGCTGCTCTACTCGGGATGCATCAAGCTGCGCCATCGTTACACATTGCTGCGGTTGGCCGATGTGAGAGCTGGTGACAAGGTGTTGGACGTGGGTACGGGGCTGGGGCTGCTGGCCGTGGCCGCGGCCATGCTCGGGGCTGATGTCGTGGCTCTCGATATGTGGTCGGTCTGGGATCTGAGCGGCAACGGCAGAGCCGGACTGGAGAGAAATGCCCGTGAGGAGGGCGTACAGCTAAGGGTGGTGGAGGGTGATGCCCGTAGCCTACCATTTCCAGATAGTACGTTCGATGCCGTGGTATCGAACTTCGTGGTGCATAACATCAGGGGCAGGGAAGACAGGAAAAGGGCCGTGGCCGAGATGTGGAGAGCGTTGCGACCGGGTGGCATCCTCTTGATCTCTGACATCCACCACGTGGGCGAGTACGCGCAGCAGCTACGCCCCTACGCTGAGAGCCTGTGCATCTGGAGATACTTCCATACCTTCCCATTCTCGCAGGTGCTGGTAGCGCGTAAGCCCCAGTAG
- a CDS encoding sulfatase, with amino-acid sequence MNCIFITVDSLNRHFLRAYGGKVEMEVRTPNIDRLAARAAVFERHFAGSLPCMPARREFFAGVQEFLWRPWGPMEPFDEPLARVARRGGVVPQLVTDHYHYFQHGSHGYYEDYMGYELIRGHEYDTWRTTPRRPDPNFLRQILADQPEDTGFLNRAAYARNVAGFRTEEDFFPAKVFSRAAEWLRENGQQQPWLLVIDSFDVHEPFHCPEPYASMYTDEDPTDPELILWPRYGRVDEGSSRLTDRQLAFVRAQYAGKLTMVDRWLGVLLDEMDRQGLWANTLLILTTDHGHFLGEHG; translated from the coding sequence GTGAACTGCATATTCATCACGGTGGACAGCCTGAACCGCCACTTCCTACGGGCGTACGGAGGCAAGGTGGAGATGGAGGTGCGCACGCCCAACATAGATCGCCTCGCCGCCCGCGCCGCGGTGTTCGAGCGGCACTTCGCCGGCAGCCTCCCCTGCATGCCCGCGAGAAGGGAGTTCTTCGCCGGCGTGCAGGAGTTCCTGTGGAGGCCCTGGGGACCGATGGAACCCTTCGACGAGCCCCTGGCGCGCGTGGCCAGGCGAGGAGGGGTCGTGCCCCAGCTGGTGACCGACCACTACCACTACTTCCAGCACGGTAGCCACGGGTACTACGAGGACTACATGGGATACGAGCTGATCCGCGGGCACGAGTACGACACCTGGCGCACGACGCCCCGCAGGCCCGACCCCAACTTCCTCCGCCAGATACTCGCCGACCAGCCGGAGGACACGGGCTTCCTCAACCGCGCGGCCTACGCCCGCAACGTCGCGGGATTCCGCACCGAGGAGGACTTCTTCCCCGCCAAGGTGTTCTCCAGGGCGGCGGAGTGGCTGCGGGAGAACGGCCAGCAGCAACCCTGGCTGCTGGTGATAGACAGCTTCGACGTGCACGAGCCCTTCCACTGCCCCGAGCCCTACGCCTCGATGTACACCGATGAGGACCCCACGGACCCGGAGCTGATCCTCTGGCCCAGGTACGGCAGGGTCGATGAGGGGAGCAGTCGGCTCACGGACAGGCAGCTGGCTTTCGTGCGCGCCCAATACGCTGGCAAGCTCACCATGGTGGACAGGTGGCTGGGCGTGCTGCTAGACGAGATGGACCGGCAGGGGCTGTGGGCGAACACCCTGCTCATCCTCACCACGGACCACGGGCACTTCCTGGGGGAACATGGGTAG
- a CDS encoding beta-mannosidase, protein MIAQVLSDNWQLRQRSPRATLEEDLASHKGWIPATVPGYVHQDLMREGVIPDPFVGLAELEVQWVGDADWLYRCTFEVDDELLRMPYVDLCCDGLDTFATVWLNGQEVLHSDNQFVPHRAAVREILREGSNELWILFESPLRAGRRLQEQHGEMRAWNGDPSRVYVRKAGYHYGWDWGPTLLAIGPWREIRLEGYSARIDTVRILHEVAPDLSSAAVRLYLGLEGDLEGREVLVRLLDPEGHPAHTDLIVARNHIEHEFDLQFPHLWWPRGHGPQQLYTLQVSVREGEATLASRTLRTGFRRLRLLQEPVKGEEGSSFTFEINNVPLFCGGYNWIPADSFTTRVDRRRYERWLRLAAEGNATMLRVWGGGIYEADAFYELCDELGLLVWQDFMFACGMYPAHEEFLQSVRREAESAITRLHVHPSIVIWCGNNEDYQVAQSIGAYDPDISPEEARDTFPGRMIYERVLPEVCARLDPSRPYWPGSPYAGADPNDPTQGDRHVWEVWHGQLAPYQRYPSFRSRFVSEFGMQALPSRRTIEAFAPPSERYPESRTLDHHNKAQDGPRRIAVYLSDNLRAPCGLAEAVYATQLVQAEALAAGIRGWRREWRGRGRYGCSGALVWQLNDCWPVTSWAVADYYLRPKAAYYVVRRELAPITIGYSREGSRLQLWCSNLTGEPFSGQLEVTQWSLQGEKILQTSLEVNAPAYGSVELGEAHVHAFRTTVVGLRLLAGGSVIARAASWPEPLKYLHLPKGGLDVAVDGQRLRLRATRPLKGVLLEAEGDVTWSDNALDLLPEDEQVVVAEGLEGEIQVRYLGDTWN, encoded by the coding sequence ATGATCGCACAGGTGCTATCTGACAACTGGCAACTGAGGCAGCGTTCTCCGAGGGCAACGCTGGAGGAGGACCTTGCATCCCACAAGGGCTGGATACCCGCGACCGTCCCTGGCTACGTCCACCAGGACCTGATGCGCGAGGGCGTCATACCGGACCCGTTCGTCGGGCTGGCGGAGCTCGAGGTCCAGTGGGTGGGCGACGCCGACTGGCTGTACAGGTGCACCTTCGAGGTGGACGACGAGCTGCTGCGCATGCCCTACGTGGATCTCTGCTGCGACGGGCTGGACACGTTCGCCACCGTATGGCTCAACGGGCAGGAGGTGCTCCACAGCGACAACCAGTTCGTGCCCCACAGGGCGGCGGTCCGGGAGATCCTCCGGGAGGGGAGCAACGAGCTGTGGATACTGTTCGAGTCGCCACTGCGGGCGGGGCGTAGGCTCCAGGAGCAGCACGGCGAGATGAGGGCCTGGAACGGCGATCCCAGCCGCGTGTACGTTCGCAAGGCGGGCTACCACTACGGGTGGGACTGGGGGCCGACGCTGCTGGCGATCGGCCCCTGGCGAGAGATCAGGCTGGAGGGCTACAGCGCCAGGATAGACACCGTGAGGATCCTGCACGAGGTGGCCCCGGACCTATCCTCGGCGGCGGTCAGGCTGTACCTTGGGCTGGAGGGGGACCTGGAGGGCCGCGAGGTGCTTGTGCGCCTGCTGGATCCCGAGGGGCACCCAGCGCACACCGACCTGATAGTGGCGCGCAACCACATCGAGCACGAGTTCGACCTGCAGTTCCCACACCTGTGGTGGCCACGAGGTCACGGCCCACAGCAGCTGTACACCCTGCAGGTGAGCGTGCGCGAGGGCGAGGCCACGCTCGCCAGCCGCACCCTGCGCACGGGCTTCCGCCGACTGCGGCTCCTGCAGGAGCCGGTGAAGGGGGAGGAGGGTAGCAGCTTCACCTTCGAGATCAACAACGTGCCCCTGTTCTGTGGAGGGTACAACTGGATACCCGCGGACTCCTTCACCACGCGGGTGGACCGCCGGAGGTACGAGCGCTGGCTGAGGTTGGCCGCGGAGGGCAACGCCACCATGCTGCGCGTATGGGGCGGCGGGATCTACGAGGCCGATGCCTTCTACGAGCTGTGCGATGAGCTGGGACTGCTCGTCTGGCAGGACTTCATGTTCGCCTGCGGGATGTACCCTGCCCATGAGGAGTTCCTCCAGAGCGTCCGCAGGGAGGCGGAGTCGGCCATCACTCGGCTCCATGTGCACCCTTCCATAGTGATTTGGTGCGGCAACAACGAGGACTACCAGGTGGCACAATCCATTGGTGCCTACGACCCCGACATCTCGCCGGAGGAGGCCCGGGACACCTTTCCTGGCCGCATGATCTACGAGCGCGTGCTCCCCGAGGTGTGCGCCAGGCTGGATCCGAGCCGTCCGTACTGGCCGGGCAGCCCGTACGCGGGCGCGGACCCCAACGACCCCACGCAGGGCGACCGCCACGTGTGGGAGGTGTGGCACGGCCAGCTGGCGCCCTACCAGCGGTATCCCAGCTTCAGGTCGCGCTTCGTGAGCGAGTTCGGGATGCAGGCCCTGCCCTCCCGGCGCACCATCGAGGCTTTCGCTCCTCCTTCCGAGCGCTACCCAGAGAGCCGGACGCTCGACCACCACAACAAAGCCCAGGACGGCCCCAGGAGGATAGCGGTCTACCTCTCGGACAACCTGCGCGCGCCGTGTGGCCTGGCGGAAGCGGTGTACGCCACGCAGCTGGTGCAGGCCGAGGCCCTGGCGGCCGGGATCCGCGGGTGGCGCAGGGAGTGGAGGGGCAGGGGGAGGTACGGCTGCAGCGGCGCGCTCGTCTGGCAGCTCAACGACTGCTGGCCGGTCACGAGCTGGGCGGTGGCGGACTACTACCTCCGGCCCAAGGCCGCCTACTACGTGGTGCGGCGGGAGCTCGCGCCCATCACCATAGGCTACAGCCGGGAGGGCTCCAGGCTGCAGCTGTGGTGCTCCAACCTCACGGGCGAGCCGTTCTCCGGGCAGCTGGAGGTCACCCAGTGGTCCCTGCAGGGGGAGAAGATCCTGCAGACTTCCCTGGAGGTCAACGCCCCCGCGTACGGCAGCGTGGAGCTGGGGGAGGCCCACGTGCACGCCTTCCGCACCACCGTGGTGGGCCTCCGCCTGCTGGCCGGCGGGAGCGTGATCGCCAGGGCGGCCTCATGGCCGGAGCCCCTCAAGTACCTGCACCTGCCCAAGGGCGGGCTGGATGTAGCGGTCGACGGGCAGAGGCTGAGGCTGCGCGCCACAAGGCCCCTCAAGGGCGTGCTCCTCGAGGCCGAGGGGGACGTCACCTGGAGCGACAACGCCCTCGACCTGTTGCCCGAGGACGAGCAGGTGGTGGTCGCCGAGGGCCTCGAGGGCGAGATCCAGGTGCGCTACCTCGGAGATACCTGGAATTGA
- the cysS gene encoding cysteine--tRNA ligase, with protein MRLYNTLTRRVEEVVPVEPGRIRMYTCGPTVYRYIHIGNLRSFCTADWIRRALLREGYEVIHVKNITDVGHMRQELLDQGEDKLEAEARRVGRTPGEIAEFYTRAFMRDEARMNILPASVFPRATQHVGEMIEIVRELERQGYAYRAGGNVYFDVARLPQYGQLSGNSLPELTSSQEDATADKRSPLDFALWKEAEPGRLMAWDSPWGRGFPGWHIECTAMAIKYLGTEIDIHTGGVDNIFPHHENERAQSEAYVGHRWVRHWVHTQHLLTDGLKMSKSMSNDYTLDDIVARGFEPLALRYLFTTAHYRTRLNFTFRALAGAQTSLRRLRMAALAARDEAVAPPDEEAMRPWREAFDRSLRDDLNLPAAMAVVWDVVRRSGLGPAERAALLAEFDEVLGLDVFAEPDSGLLLEPRQDVRELLALRAEVRARGDYALADALRSDLEARGVELRDTRQGTRAYRLRINRLPHVFTSSAEVPSRVGEPDRYEWSVNLIARNNREDLERCLRSLARHLHGRSLEVVVVDSGSTDDTLGLMLELYHRGYWEEEGVRVPLKVLFADHNIGFAASRNATMRASEGWYVVWLDTSVELAGDVWTPLEEALADRSVGVAGPFGLVTEDLREFERTPGPDADAMEGYLFAFRRALLEEVGLLDNEKFRFYRLADVYYSFFFKAAGLRVVVVPEVERRIILHPHREWYSLLPEERQTKSKHNYDLFRARWHHGESLLVARDGQVERWLEHDHPRHVDADHFHPPEELPPPGVPHVHPHRHLPDHQHNHPHYHFQGD; from the coding sequence ATGAGGCTGTACAACACCTTGACTCGCCGTGTGGAGGAGGTCGTGCCGGTGGAGCCCGGGAGGATCAGGATGTACACCTGTGGCCCCACCGTCTATCGCTACATCCACATAGGCAACCTGCGATCCTTCTGTACCGCGGACTGGATAAGGCGGGCGCTCCTGCGGGAGGGCTACGAGGTGATCCACGTGAAGAACATCACCGACGTAGGGCACATGCGACAGGAGCTGCTGGACCAGGGGGAGGATAAGCTCGAGGCCGAGGCCAGGAGGGTGGGGCGCACCCCGGGGGAGATCGCGGAGTTCTACACCCGCGCCTTCATGCGCGACGAGGCGAGGATGAACATCCTGCCGGCTTCGGTCTTCCCGCGGGCCACGCAGCACGTGGGAGAGATGATCGAGATCGTGCGCGAGCTGGAGCGGCAGGGATACGCCTACCGGGCGGGCGGCAACGTCTACTTCGACGTGGCGCGCCTGCCGCAGTACGGGCAGCTCTCGGGCAACAGCCTGCCGGAGCTCACCTCCTCCCAGGAGGATGCGACCGCCGACAAGAGGAGCCCACTGGACTTCGCGCTCTGGAAGGAGGCGGAGCCCGGCAGGTTGATGGCCTGGGACAGCCCCTGGGGCAGGGGGTTCCCCGGGTGGCATATCGAGTGCACCGCCATGGCGATCAAGTACCTCGGTACCGAGATCGACATCCACACCGGTGGGGTAGACAACATCTTCCCCCATCACGAGAACGAGCGGGCGCAGAGCGAGGCGTACGTCGGCCACAGGTGGGTGAGGCACTGGGTGCACACCCAGCACCTGCTGACCGACGGCCTGAAGATGTCCAAGTCCATGAGCAACGACTACACCCTGGACGACATCGTGGCCCGGGGCTTCGAGCCCCTGGCGCTGCGCTACCTCTTCACCACGGCGCACTACAGGACCCGCCTGAACTTCACCTTCCGGGCGCTGGCGGGCGCGCAGACCTCCCTGCGCAGGCTCAGGATGGCCGCCCTGGCAGCCAGGGATGAGGCCGTTGCTCCTCCCGATGAGGAGGCCATGCGGCCCTGGCGCGAGGCCTTCGACCGCTCGCTGAGGGACGACCTGAACCTCCCGGCTGCCATGGCCGTGGTATGGGACGTGGTGCGCCGCTCCGGCCTGGGACCTGCGGAGAGGGCGGCGCTGCTGGCGGAGTTCGACGAGGTGCTCGGGCTCGACGTGTTCGCTGAGCCCGATTCTGGGTTGCTCCTGGAGCCTCGGCAGGACGTGCGCGAGCTGCTGGCTCTGCGTGCGGAGGTCAGGGCAAGGGGAGACTACGCCCTGGCAGACGCGCTGCGCTCCGACCTGGAGGCGCGCGGGGTCGAGCTGCGCGACACCCGGCAGGGCACTCGCGCCTACAGGCTCAGGATCAACCGCCTGCCGCACGTGTTCACCAGCTCGGCCGAGGTGCCCAGCCGCGTGGGCGAGCCCGACCGCTACGAGTGGTCGGTGAACCTCATAGCCCGCAACAACAGGGAGGACCTGGAGAGGTGCCTGCGCAGCCTGGCGCGCCACCTGCACGGCAGGAGCTTGGAGGTCGTAGTGGTCGACAGCGGCTCCACCGATGACACCCTGGGGCTGATGCTCGAGCTGTACCACCGAGGCTACTGGGAGGAGGAGGGCGTCAGGGTACCCCTCAAGGTGCTCTTTGCGGACCACAACATCGGGTTCGCCGCCTCCCGCAACGCCACGATGCGCGCCTCGGAGGGGTGGTACGTAGTCTGGCTGGATACCTCCGTGGAGCTCGCGGGCGATGTGTGGACCCCGCTTGAGGAGGCCCTGGCCGATAGGTCGGTCGGGGTGGCTGGGCCGTTTGGCCTGGTGACGGAGGACCTCCGGGAGTTCGAGCGGACTCCTGGACCGGATGCGGACGCTATGGAGGGGTATCTGTTCGCCTTCAGGCGTGCGCTACTGGAGGAGGTGGGGCTGCTGGACAACGAGAAGTTCAGGTTCTACCGCCTGGCGGACGTGTACTACAGCTTCTTCTTCAAGGCTGCGGGGCTGCGCGTCGTAGTGGTGCCGGAGGTTGAGCGGCGCATCATCCTACACCCCCATCGGGAATGGTACAGCCTACTGCCAGAGGAACGTCAGACCAAGAGCAAGCACAACTACGACTTGTTCAGAGCTAGATGGCATCATGGTGAGAGCCTGCTAGTGGCCAGAGATGGACAGGTGGAGCGCTGGCTGGAGCACGATCACCCCAGGCACGTGGATGCCGACCACTTCCATCCACCGGAGGAGCTGCCCCCTCCAGGTGTGCCTCATGTGCATCCCCATCGGCACCTGCCGGATCACCAACATAATCATCCCCACTACCATTTTCAAGGAGATTAG